A segment of the Acidobacteriota bacterium genome:
GGCAAGGGAGAGAGCTCCAGACTCTCCGGCTGAACGAAGTCCTCCGAGCGGACCGGACGCCCGTTGCGCCGGGCGTTGTACTCGGCGGTGCGGTCGTGCCAGATCCCCGAAAGGGGCTGTTCCTCCAGCAGAGCCTGGACACCATGAACCCCTGGCCAGTCCAACGGGCTGGCGACCAGCCCCTCTTTGACACCCTGGGACATCAAGTAGTGGAGCCGTTCGACCTGAACGGCCTCCTCTCCACTGATCTCCCGGACCTTGTAGGGCTGTGGGAAGACGCACCCCTCCCATCCATAGAGACGGCAGATCTCCCGAGCGGCCTTGGAGGTGAAGTATTCCATGAAGTCGGAGAGAACTTTCTGGGTTTCCGATCTCAGGAGCAAGTGAAAGTGGTTGCTCAAGAAGGCCGGATAGACCACGTCGACGGGGAATCGCTGAGCCGCGCGGGCCAGCGCCCCGACGATGAGCTCGTTGAGGGCTTGAGAAGGTTTGAGCAGGAAGCGCCCCTGGAAGGTCCTCTGCGTGACCTCGACCAGGGTGCACTCGGGCGAAAGATATCGAGGTTGGTGACTCATAACACTTCTAAGGAAGCGAAACGGGTCCGCCATCGCTCATCTTTTTGGGAAAAAGTTGGTAGAGCGAGGCTGGAGGGGCCGGCAGGGCCGCTCTGGGGACTGCTTCTGCGATTCGGGTAGGCCCTGATTCAGGCTAGTCGGGTAACTTGTCGACCCGAAGCCTGGTTTGGGCCGTTTCTCGAGCTTTGGAGATCGGTCGGGGAAGGAGACGGACCGCGAGATGCGAACTCTCCATACTATTCGGGTAGGGAGCGTGCTCGAAGTCGTTTGCCCGCCCTAAACCCCACCCAAGTAGTGGTGCCAAAGAACCCTTGCTGCCACCGCCCGCCAGGGCCGCCAGGCTTCCCCCAGCTCTTCCAGCTCAGAAGCCGACGGACGCTCCTCCAGCTCCAGCACGTCCTGAGCCGCCACCGCCAACGCCAGGTCCCCCACCGGCCAGGCGTCGGGCCGCCCCAAGGCCATCAGCAAGTAGACCTCCGCGGTCCATGGGCCGATCCCCGGCAACCGAACGAGCTCCCGCCGGACGTCCTCATTCTCCATCTCGTCCAGCTTCGAGAGATCGAGGGAGCCGTCCAGCAAAGCGGCCGCCAGCCCGTGGCAGTAGCGAATCTTCTGCCGGCTGAAGCCCAGGCCGCGCAGCTCATCGGCTTGCAGCGCAGCGAAACGTTCCGGTGTCAGCTCCGCAACCGACCTCAGCAGCCGGTCAAAGACTGCCCGTGCCGAGGCCAGCGACACCTGTTGTTCGAGGATCATGTGCACCAGAGTCGGGAAGCCAGGCTCCCGTCGCCACAGCGGTGGTGGTCCCAGTCGCTCCAGAATTGCCGCCAAACGAGAATCCCGCCCCACCAGGTCCTCGAGGGCCAACCTCAACCCCTCCTCCGTCAGAGGCTCCAGCCTCCTGGAGGCCGGACCTCGCCCACCATCCGACCGCTGCTCGAAAGACTGCTCTCGGCCGTCCGCTCTCTTCCGCCTCCCGGACTTCCAGCTCATCGTCTGTCTCCCATTCCGATCCCCATCTCTGCTGCCCACAGCCCTCGGAGGATAGCCCGCCTCCCGGGTGGTAGCGAACGGGCTCCCGAAACCCTGGCGACCGAAGTGACGTCCCTTCGCCCAACGGGGCGCCCGTAACTCCTCAGATACGGCGCCGCTGAAGTGTGCCCACCAGGCTCTCGAGTCTTCGCACGGGCAGTGGAATCCGGGTGATTTCTGGTAATGTAGAGGCCCCCTGAAGCTCAAGCTAATACTCGGTTCTCGATCATCCCGGCGTTCTGGAGGCCATCTCGTGACCACGACCCTCGGCAAGGCCCTTACCACAGCAATCGTACTCAGCTGGCTGGCTCTCCTCCCCGGGGATGCTCTCGCCCAACCGACTTTCACGAAGACCTTCTCCCCCGACACCATCGGCCCGGGGAGTGCTACGGCCCTGACCTTTTTCATCACTAATGGATCCGGCACCGCCCTCACCGACCTCGCCTTCACCGACAACCTGCCCGCGGGCGTGACCCTCGCCAGTCCGGCGGTCCCGTCCACCGATTGCGTTGGCGGAATCCTGACGGCCCCCGACGGTGGCACCACCATCAGCTACGCGGGCGGAGGCCTCGGAG
Coding sequences within it:
- a CDS encoding DNA-3-methyladenine glycosylase 2 family protein; the encoded protein is MRLALEDLVGRDSRLAAILERLGPPPLWRREPGFPTLVHMILEQQVSLASARAVFDRLLRSVAELTPERFAALQADELRGLGFSRQKIRYCHGLAAALLDGSLDLSKLDEMENEDVRRELVRLPGIGPWTAEVYLLMALGRPDAWPVGDLALAVAAQDVLELEERPSASELEELGEAWRPWRAVAARVLWHHYLGGV